A window of Mercenaria mercenaria strain notata chromosome 16, MADL_Memer_1, whole genome shotgun sequence contains these coding sequences:
- the LOC123539878 gene encoding uncharacterized protein LOC123539878, whose translation MSAVNITSNMTSNVNSTDDVMAYNGPLVDEARRELMEIYMYPFVLVIFFMIVGFIGNTIVIYIFTAKWKLTKTTMFILTLAGVDLMSCVINMPTEAAILWNPMNFDYAVICKISRFTTFIASASSSFVLIAISIDRYLMVCRPFLGRELGVRYAKRTCLIAVLLGIISTWPSLIFYGTYTYQVEKTDIETGKVMKIESKTCLISNFYVEHYKLPAGFYFFLFGGHIIMFVILTMVYLLIGRSLFMSTSTYVSNEKRHSLKYFGISMMSAFTGTVPNSPADNRDRMSWGSRSSRAVSLENINRIDQSPANNLARQQVRKTNETTVSIVLNDIENENKEQSYSQKEDIDTNIEKRSQDNMMKDNICNTNSSSLHLDNICSVSNHECDDRLDISRNNLCVQHATSDDSASDTSFNSPEKKPDTKLLYLNIGKRDKNRTKNGRLSSGSTTSTNCLTPVTPVSPVTPDSVRGILYRSQSIESRARMNRIISDELRHTEVKEFSLRRNTLIMRMVTIAFVVSFLPYLVIVIIRYSNPDIPTKLSKVEQILYHVFLRTYFVNSMINPFIYGFMNIEFRSKLKEMFCNFCTRHNIHM comes from the coding sequence ATGTCGGCAGTAAACATTACATCAAACATGACGTCAAATGTTAATTCAACTGATGACGTCATGGCGTACAACGGACCACTCGTTGACGAAGCAAGACGTGAGCTAATGGAGATTTATATGTACCCATTCGTACTTGTTATCTTCTTTATGATAGTAGGATTCATAGGAAATAcaattgtaatatatattttcacagcTAAATGGAAATTAACGAAAACAACAATGTTTATCCTAACGCTAGCAGGAGTTGATCTTATGTCATGTGTTATCAACATGCCAACAGAGGCGGCCATATTGTGGAAccctatgaattttgattatgCCGTAATTTGTAAAATCTCGCGATTCACAACATTCATAGCATCTGCTTCTTCGTCGTTTGTCTTAATTGCTATTTCAATTGACAGATATTTAATGGTTTGTCGGCCATTCCTTGGAAGGGAATTAGGTGTGCGGTATGCAAAGCGGACATGTCTAATAGCCGTTCTCCTAGGTATCATTTCAACATGGCCGTCACTTATATTCTACGGAACCTATACATACCAAGTAGAGAAAACAGACATTGAGACTGGAAAAGTGATGAAAATTGAAAGCAAAACTTGTCTGATATCAAATTTCTATGTCGAGCATTACAAATTACCCGCAGGATTTTATTTCTTCTTGTTCGGTGGACACATTATTATGTTCGTAATTTTGACCATGGTTTATTTACTTATTGGACGCAGTTTATTTATGTCAACAAGCACGTATGTATCTAATGAAAAAAGACACAGTCTGAAATACTTTGGTATAAGCATGATGTCTGCATTTACTGGCACCGTGCCAAATAGTCCGGCTGATAACCGTGATCGAATGAGCTGGGGTAGCAGAAGTTCGCGCGCGGTTTCGCTTGAAAATATAAACCGCATAGACCAAAGTCCCGCCAACAACCTTGCAAGGCAACAGGTAAGAAAAACTAATGAAACCACTGTAAGCATTGTTTTAAACGACATTGAAAACGAAAATAAAGAACAATCATATTCACAAAAGGAAGATATAGACACaaatattgagaaaagatctCAAGATAACATGATGAAAGATAACATTTGCAATACAAACAGTAGTTCTCTACACTTAGATAACATTTGTAGTGTTTCGAATCACGAATGCGATGACCGACTAGATATATCACGTAACAATCTTTGTGTTCAACACGCGACATCAGATGATAGCGCAAGTGACACGTCATTTAATTCGCCTGAGAAGAAACCCGACACTAAACTTTTATATCTAAACATTGgtaaaagagataaaaatagaacGAAAAATGGTCGCTTATCATCTGGATCAACAACTAGCACAAACTGCTTAACTCCAGTGACCCCAGTGTCACCAGTCACTCCAGATAGTGTAAGGGGGATTCTTTATCGGAGCCAAAGCATCGAAAGTAGGGCAAGAATGAACCGCATTATCTCGGATGAACTTAGACATACGGAAGTAAAAGAGTTCAGTCTGCGTAGGAATACATTAATCATGCGAATGGTTACAATAGCTTTTGTTGTGAGTTTTCTCCCTTACCTAGTGATTGTCATTATAAGGTACTCCAATCCTGATATACCAACAAAATTAAGTAAAGTCGAACAAATACTCTATCATGTCTTTTTGAGGACATATTTCGTAAATTCAATGATAAATCCTTTTATCTATGGGTTTATGAACATAGAATTTCGGTcgaaattaaaagaaatgttttgcaATTTCTGTACAAGACATAATATACATATGTGA